From a region of the Brachionichthys hirsutus isolate HB-005 chromosome 9, CSIRO-AGI_Bhir_v1, whole genome shotgun sequence genome:
- the evi5b gene encoding ecotropic viral integration site 5 protein homolog, with amino-acid sequence MASQVATPTSLQTTPTSSSSSTSTSTSLSSPSSPAQLSPDDVELLAKLEEQNRLLETDSKLLRSMNGSRRNSGSSLVSSSSASSNLSHLEEDSWILWGRIVNEWEEVRKKKETQLKDLVRKGVPHHFRAIVWQLLCNAQNMPIKDQYSELLKMTSPCEKLIRRDIARTYPEHEFFKEKDSLGQEVLFNVMKAYSLVDREVGYCQGSAFIVGLLLMQMPEEEAFCVFVKLMQDYRLRELFKPSMAELGLCMYQFEYMIQEQLPELYMHFQAQSFHTSMYASSWFLTIFLTSFPLPVATRIFDIFMCEGLEIVFRVGLAILQMNQTELVQLDMEGMLQHFQKVIPHQLDSGPDKVIQTAYQVKYNAKKMKKLEKEYTTIKTKEMEEQVEIKRLRTENRLLKQRIDTLEKESASLADRLIQGQVTRAQEAEENYLVKRELATVKQQSEESGAQLEQAKGTIRRLQQQPHPKGVPRYSEESVLQLERELVQARLKEAESHCALKEMQDKVLDMEKRNSSLPDDTNVARLQDELIGVKLREVEALTGLKELRQQVRDLEDHWQRHLARTTGRWKDSPRKNTVSELQDELMSVRLREAEAQAELRETRQRMLELETQNQIHCSQLRRAEHDSRSLQDRVQTLTVQNKDLHVQLQEIKRRRAEIECKSKEEVMAVRLREADNIAAMAELQQQISELEIQKEEGKVQGQLNHTDSSQNIRDLKSQIAELKHELCCLKGRRPLVGPPSFDGIHIISHYVGDDVSYQSSDEDGVKDSQQRAGGRLRLHPILGDTESEDEEEEDDDEDALRLSVPPTTV; translated from the exons ATGGCGAGTCaggtggccacgcccacatccCTGCAGACCACTcccacctcctcgtcctcgtccacgtccacgtccacgtctctgtcctcgccgtcctcgccgGCGCAGCTCAGCCCGGATGACGTGGAGCTGCTGGccaagctggaggagcagaacag GCTGCTGGAGACGGACAGCAAGTTGCTGCGCTCCATGAACGGCTCCAGGAGAAACAGCGGCTCCTCCCTGGTGTCcagctcctccgcctcctccaacCTCTCCCACTTGGAGGAGGACTCCTGGATCCTGTGGGGACGGATCGTCAACGAGTGGGAGGAGGTGCGCAAGAAGAAGGAGACGCAGCTTAAG GACCTTGTCAGAAAGGGGGTCCCTCACCACTTCCGGGCAATAGTGTGGCAGTTGCTGTGCAACGCCCAGAACATGCCCATCAAGGACCAGTACTCCGAACTCTTGAAGATGACATCGCCGTGCGAGAAGCTGATCCGCAGAGACATCGCCCGCACTTACCCCGAGCACGAATTCTTCAAGGAGAAAGACAGTCTCGGCCAAGAAGTGCTCTTCAACGTCATGAAG GCATATTCTCTGGTCGACCGCGAGGTGGGTTACTGTCAGGGGAGCGCCTTCATCGTCGGGCTTCTGCTCATGCAG ATGCCAGAAGAGGAGgccttctgtgtgtttgtgaagttgATGCAAGACTACAGACTGCGAGAGCTCTTCAAGCCCAGCATGGCAGAGCTGGGCCTTTGCATGTACCAGTTTGAGTACATGATCCAG GAGCAACTTCCTGAGCTCTACATGCACTTCCAGGCCCAAAGCTTTCACACCTCCATGTATGCCTCCTCCTGGTTTCTCAccatcttcctcacctccttccCTCTGCCTGTCGCCACGAGGATCTTTGACATCTTTATGTGTGAG GGGCTGGAGATCGTTTTCCGTGTTGGATTGGCCATCCTTCAGATGAATCAGACGGAACTCGTCCAGCTCGACATGGAGGGAATGTTACAG CACTTTCAGAAGGTCATCCCACACCAGCTCGACAGCGGCCCGGATAAGGTCATCCAGACTGCTTATCAAGTCAAATACAACGCCAAGAAGATGAAAAA ATTAGAGAAAGAATATACTACGATCAAGAcaaaagagatggaggagcaggtggagataaag AGGTTGCGGACAGAGAACCGGCTCCTGAAGCAGAGGATAGACACACTAGAGAAA GAAAGTGCTTCCTTGGCAGATAGATTGATCCAG GGACAAGTGACCCGCGCTCAGGAGGCGGAGGAGAACTACCTGGTCAAGCGGGAGCTGGCCacagtcaaacagcagagcGAGGAGTCCGGCGCGCAGCTGGAGCAGGCCAAGGGAACCATCAggcggctccagcagcagccacaccCG AAGGGAGTCCCTCGGTACTCGGAGGAGTCCGTTCTGCAGCTGGAGAGGGAGCTGGTGCAGGCCAGGCTGAAGGAGGCAGAGTCCCACTGTGCCCTCAAGGAGATGCAAGACAAGGTCCTGGATATGGAGAAG AGGAACTCCTCTCTACCAGATGACACCAATGTGGCGCGTCTTCAAGACGAGCTGATCGGGGTGAAGCTGAGAGAGGTGGAGGCTCTGACTGGCCTGAAGGAGTTGAGGCAGCAAGTCAGAGATCTGGAAGACCACTGGCAG CGACACTTGGCACGCACGACAGGTCGCTGGAAGGACAGCCCCAGAAAGAACACGGTGAGcgagctgcaggacgagctgATGAGCGTGAGGCTGCGTGAGGCTGAGGCTCAGGCGGAGCTGCGAGAGACGAGGCAGAGGATGCTGGAGTTGGAGACCCAG AATCAAATTCACTGCAGCCAGTTGCGACGTGCCGAGCATGACAGTCGCTCCCTCCAGGACCGCGTCCAAACTCTGACGGTGCAAAATAAAGACCTACATGTGCAGCTGCAAGAGATCAAGAGGAGACGAGCTGAGATTGAATGCAAG AGTAAGGAAGAGGTGATGGCAGTGAGGCTACGGGAAGCTGACAACATCGCCGCTATGGCTGAACTCCAGCAGCAAATCTCAGAGCTTGAAATCCAG aaagaagaaggaaaggTCCAAGGCCAGCTGAACCACACAGACTCCAGTCAGAACATCCGTGACCTCAAAAGCCAGATCGCAGAGCTGAAGCACGAG CTTTGCTGCTTGAAAGGACGGCGGCCGTTGGTCGGTCCGCCCAGCTTTGATGGGATCCACATCATCAGCCACTACGTGGGGGACGACGTGTCCTATCAGTCCTCAGATGAAGACGGCGTCAAGGACAGCCAGCAGAGGGCCGGGGGCCGTCTCAGACTGCACCCTATCCTTGGGGATACCGAGAgcgaagacgaggaggaagaggacgatgaCGAGGACGCCCTGCGACTCTCTGTACCTCCGACCACGGTGTGA
- the LOC137899077 gene encoding large ribosomal subunit protein uL18 → MGFVKVVKNKAYFKRYQVKFRRRREGKTDYFARKRLVVQDKNKYNTPKYRMIVRFSNRDIVCQIAYAKIEGDMIVCAAYSHELPKYGVAVGLTNYAAAYCTGLLLARRLLNKFGLDKVYEGQVEATGDEFNVESVDGQPGAFSCYLDAGLARTTTGNKVFGALKGAVDGGLSIPHSTKRFPGYDSESKEFNAEVHRKHIMGINVSEYMSYLLEEDEDAYKRQFSRFIKNGVTPDSIEQMYKKAHASIRENPVHEKKPPREVKKKRWNRAKLSLAQRKDRVAQKKASFLRAQEQEASD, encoded by the exons ATG GGTTTTGTTAAAGTGGTTAAGAACAAGGCCTACTTCAAGAGGTATCAGGTGAAGTTCAGGAGGAGGCGAG AGGGAAAGACCGACTACTTTGCACGTAAACGCCTGGTTGTTCAGGACAAGAACAAGTACAACACGCCCAAGTACCGGATGATTGTCCGTTTCTCCAACAGGGACATTGTCTGCCAG ATTGCCTACGCCAAGATCGAGGGTGACATGATCGTGTGTGCGGCCTACTCGCACGAGCTCCCCAAATACGGCGTCGCTGTTGGCCTGACGAACTACGCGGCGGCCTACTGCACTGGCCTGCTGCTGGCCCGCAGG CTTCTGAACAAGTTCGGCTTGGACAAGGTGTACGAAGGCCAGGTGGAGGCGACGGGCGACGAGTTCAACGTGGAGAGCGTCGACGGCCAGCCGGGCGCGTTCTCCTGCTACCTGGACGCCGGGCTTGCAAGAACCACCACGGGCAACAAGGTGTTCGGCGCCCTGAAGGGAGCTGTGGATGGAGGCCTGTCCATCCCGCACAG CACCAAGCGCTTCCCTGGGTATGATTCAGAGAGCAAGGAGTTCAACGCAGAGGTTCACCGCAAGCACATCATGGGCATCAACGTGTCCGAGTACATGAGctacctgctggaggaggacgaggatgCGTACAAGAGGCAGTTCTCCCGATTCATCAAGAACGGCGTCACCCCTGATTCG ATTGAGCAAATGTACAAAAAGGCTCACGCCTCTATTCGCGAGAACCCTGTCCATGAAAAGAAGCCTCCCAGAGAAGTCAAGAAGAAGAG ATGGAATCGTGCCAAGCTCTCTCTGGCCCAGAGGAAGGACCGCGTCGCCCAGAAGAAGGCCAGCTTCCTCCGGGCTCAGGAACAAGAAGCTTCAGACTGA
- the dipk1ab gene encoding divergent protein kinase domain 1A, translating into MARDLFSWGLFRKPLCVQARFSYLRVKFLFFSWLAVFVGSWIVYVEYSSYTELCRGHDCKNSICDKYRNGVIDGSACSSLCEKDTLYLGKCFTAKPDSQVYSGSWGDLEGVVKCQMEEAPHYDLGNEMERRKEGAAFNKPTKGTSVEKFREMILDHLKAKVGDQANLADLATQVLSLTDWNKDGHISLPEARSAWALLQLNEFLLALVLQDREHTPRLLGFCGDLYVMEKVPHSPLYGISLPWIIEVWIPAGPRRSMDQWFTPSWPHKAKISIGLLELVEDVFHGTFGSFIMCDLSATSFGYNDRHDLKVTDARYIVPEAIFHENIRQQRCDVDEDCVYGSDCLTSCDLTKHRCTTEATRPNLAKACEALKDYILRGAPPDVRDELQKQLYACIALRGAAEQMEIEHSLILNNLKTLLWKKISHTKDS; encoded by the exons ATGGCCAGAGATCTGTTTTCATGGGGACTCTTCAGAAAGCCTCTGTGCGTTCAG GCCAGGTTTTCCTACCTGCGTGTGAAGTTCCTGTTCTTCTCCTGGCTGGCGGTCTTTGTGGGGAGCTGGATCGTCTATGTCGAGTACTCGTCCTACACAGAGCTGTGTCGTGGGCACGACTGCAAAAACTCCATC TGCGACAAATACAGAAACGGCGTGATTGACGGCTCGGCCTGCAGCAGCCTGTGTGAGAAAGACACGCTTTACCTGGGGAAGTGCTTCACGGCCAAACCCGACAGCCAG GTGTACTCCgggagctggggagatctggaggGAGTCGTCAAGTGCCAGATGGAGGAGGCGCCTCATTACGATTTGGGCAACGAGATGGAGCGCAGGAAGGAGGGCGCAGCCTTCAACAAGCCCACCAAGGGGACGTCTGTGGAGAAGTTCAGAGAGATGATCCTCGACCATCTGAAG GCCAAAGTGGGGGATCAGGCCAATCTGGCAGACTTGGCAACCCAAGTGCTGTCTCTAACAGATTGGAATAAAGACGGCCACATCTCGCTACCCGAGGCTCGCTCCGCATgggctctgctgcagctcaatGAATTCCTGCTAGCGCTCGTCCTGCAGGACAGAGAGCACACGCCCCGGCTGCTGGGCTTCTGTGGAGACCTGTACGTGATGGAGAAGGTGCCACACTCGCCCCTGTATGGGATCAGTCTGCCCTGGATCATCGAGGTGTGGATCCCTGCCGGGCCGCGCCGCAGCATGGACCAGTGGTTCACCCCCTCCTGGCCGCACAAGGCCAAGATCTCCATCGGGCTGCTGGAGCTGGTTGAGGACGTCTTCCACGGCACGTTCGGCAGCTTCATCATGTGCGACTTGAGCGCCACCAGTTTCGGCTACAACGATCGCCACGACCTGAAGGTGACGGACGCGCGGTACATTGTCCCCGAGGCCATTTTCCACGAAAACATTCGGCAGCAGCGCTGCGACGTGGACGAGGACTGTGTCTACGGGTCCGACTGCCTGACCTCCTGTGACCTCACCAAGCACCGCTGCACCACCGAGGCCACCAGGCCAAACTTAGCCAAGGCCTGCGAGGCGCTCAAGGACTACATCCTGAGAGGAGCGCCGCCCGACGTGAGGGACGAGCTGCAGAAGCAGCTGTACGCCTGCATCGCGCTGAGGGGCGCCGCGGAGCAGATGGAGATTGAGCATTCGCTCATTCTGAACAATCTGAAGACTTTGCTGTGGAAGAAAATCTCTCATACGAAAGACtcctga